Proteins encoded by one window of Lycium barbarum isolate Lr01 chromosome 11, ASM1917538v2, whole genome shotgun sequence:
- the LOC132618479 gene encoding pentatricopeptide repeat-containing protein At1g59720, chloroplastic/mitochondrial-like, whose product MILPTTPPRPTSLPISNTSTEHRRRILQILTKCTSISQLKQLHAYTLRTTSLDHPDTLFLYSRIIHFASLNNDLHYTFKLFTYLDNPNSFIWNTLIRACAHSNDRKAEAFLLFHRMITSVEPDKHTFPFVLKACAYLFALSQGKQAHGFALKLGLASDVYINNSLVHFYSSCGCLKDAKDVFDKMPERSLVSWNVMIDALVQSGEFENALRMFSEMQMMFEPDGYTMQSVLDACAGLGALSLGMWAHAYILRNYESYLDFDLLVNNCLLNMYCKCGSLRIAVQVFERMSKRDLNSWNAMILGFAMHGEVEAAFRCLNQMVNKRVMPDSITFVGILSACNHRGLVDEGHIYFDKMVSEYKIRPVLEHYGCLVDLLARAGCIDKALDVVSNMPMKPDAAIWRSLLDGCCKKNAEIQLSEEMARKVIESEGSDTSGVYVLLSRVYATANRWDEAGLIRKLMTDKGIKKDPGCSSIEINGVFHEFFAGDTSHLHTREIYEFLDVIEERLKSARYVPDLSQASMVDQLDNGKRQSLKLHSERLAIAYGLLKLKPGTPIRIFKNLRICSDCHNVTKLISAVFDVDIIVRDRVRFHHFRNGSCTCKDYW is encoded by the coding sequence ATGATTTTACCAACTACACCACCAAGGCCAACAAGTCTTCCCATCAGCAACACTAGTACTGAGCATAGACGCCGTATCCTCCAAATCTTGACAAAATGCACTTCCATTTCTCAGCTCAAACAACTACACGCTTATACCCTCCGTACAACCTCACTAGATCATCCAGACACGCTTTTCCTCTACAGCAGAATTATCCATTTTGCTTCTTTAAATAATGACCTTCATTATACTTTTAAACTCTTCACTTATTTAGATAACCCCAATTCCTTCATTTGGAACACTCTTATCAGAGCTTGTGCTCATAGCAATGATCGTAAAGCTGAAGCCTTTTTACTCTTTCATCGAATGATTACTAGTGTTGAGCCTGATAAGCATACTTTCCCATTTGTGTTGAAAGCTTGTGCTTATCTTTTCGCTCTTTCCCAAGGGAAACAAGCACATGGCTTTGCTTTGAAACTTGGGCTTGCTTCAGATGTGTATATAAACAACAGTTTGGTTCATTTTTATTCTTCTTGTGGGTGTTTGAAGGATGCTAAGgatgtgtttgataaaatgcctgAGAGAAGTTTGGTTTCTTGGAATGTTATGATTGATGCTCTCGTTCAATCGGGTGAGTTTGAAAATGCGTTGAGAATGTTTTCGGAGATGCAAATGATGTTTGAGCCTGATGGGTATACGATGCAGAGTGTTCTTGATGCTTGTGCTGGTTTGGGCGCGTTGTCATTGGGAATGTGGGCTCATGCTTATATTTTGAGGAATTATGAGAGCTACTTGGATTTTGATTTGCTTGTGAACAATTGTTTGCTTAACATGTATTGCAAATGTGGTTCGTTGCGGATAGCTGTTCAGGTTTTCGAGAGGATGAGCAAACGTGATTTGAATTCTTGGAATGCAATGATATTAGGATTTGCAATGCACGGGGAGGTTGAGGCAGCGTTCCGTTGTTTGAACCAAATGGTTAACAAAAGAGTGATGCCTGACTCAATCACATTTGTTGGTATTTTGAGCGCTTGTAATCATAGAGGCTTGGTTGATGAGGGTCATATATATTTTGATAAAATGGTTTCCGAGTATAAGATTAGGCCTGTTTTAGAGCACTATGGTTGCCTAGTTGACCTTCTGGCACGTGCGGGCTGTATTGATAAAGCTCTTGATGTTGTATCAAACATGCCAATGAAGCCTGATGCTGCAATATGGAGAAGTCTTCTTGATGGATGTTGCAAGAAAAATGCTGAGATACAACTCAGTGAAGAAATGGCTAGGAAAGTAATTGAGTCTGAAGGCAGTGACACTAGTGGTGTTTATGTTCTTCTGTCAAGAGTATATGCAACTGCTAACCGGTGGGACGAGGCTGGACTGATTAGGAAATTGATGACCGATAAGGGTATTAAGAAAGATCCAGGCTGTAGTTCAATTGAAATTAATGGCGTTTTCCATGAATTTTTCGCTGGTGATACTTCTCATTTGCATACTAGAGAAATTTATGAGTTTTTGGATGTTATAGAAGAAAGACTCAAGTCAGCGAGGTACGTTCCTGACTTGTCACAAGCATCAATGGTTGATCAACTTGATAATGGGAAGAGACAGTCACTTAAACTGCACAGTGAGAGACTCGCCATTGCTTATGGACTTCTGAAACTAAAACCCGGAACTCCTATACGCATTTTCAAGAATTTGCGTATCTGCAGTGACTGCCACAATGTAACCAAATTAATTTCGGCAGTCTTTGACGTTGACATTATTGTTAGAGACCGTGTTCGGTTCCATCACTTTAGGAATGGGTCCTGTACTTGCAAAGATTATTGGTGA